The window TTTACAAAAGGACAGTGTGCGGGTGAGCATCTGTCAGTGCACCCATCTGTCCAGCTCATTTGTGAGTCATGGCAGTGGTGTTGTTGCTTCTGAGTGCCTGCTCCAGCAGGGCTCGATGGGCTTCTGCAGGCAGGTACAGGAAAGAGTAGATGAGCGCCAGAAGCAGCAGTGCCAGCAGCAAAAAGAGGCCACAGTCCGCTGACATTAAAGGCTCATTACAGCGAGCCTGCATAAATGAATTATTATGCATGATAGACAGTATCTTCGCTAAAGATTTGGGCTTGATTGGGAAAAATTCAGTCAAAGGACCTTGGTGTTGTTCGCAGaaattgaacttgtttttgttCAATGTACTGAAAGATACTCGTGTTAGACCACCAAAATCCACCCAAAGTCAAAGACGAGTAGGGGAACTGGATCAGAGAAGACCTGACAAAAATCCCACGTTTTGAGCTCCTCACCAAAGGATCCAAAAAAGGCGTGGAAATGATGGAGAAAGTTGGTTTGGGAAATGTGGAGTCAGCTTCATCCAGAGTACCGGGGTCTATCTTCAatgagcaaaaaagaaaaagctgaaaaacgTTTACAGAATTAGATTTTGAAACAaggttaacaaaaaaaataaattagatccATCTTACTCATCGTAAATAATTACGAAATACCTGTATTATCTGCAGTGTTTGCAAGGTCAGCCTCTCTCCTCTTTATCCTCTCCTTCTGTCATCAGATGGAAATGTCTGTGtcgtgtgtgcatgcgtgcaaAGCTTCGTTGTCCCTGCATTGCCAGGTAAGCAGGGCAACCTGCTCTGTGAGATGTTACGAAACAATAACCAGAAAACCAATAACAAAGACATATTCTGAATTTAATTCTCACTCATCTATAAACGCACACACAAGCCCAAAACTGAGGCAGGTTGTGTTATGAAATATGAATTATATAATAAATCATAATCATCTTACCTCTGAAACACACTCATACCTGGCTGTGTTCAGGGATTACTCAACGAAAGAGCTGGTCTACGCATTAGTTGAGGACAATGTGAGGTCATAGTGTGATATTGTTGGGGAATTATTAGCATTTGTCCTAAgagcttaaataaaaaaaacagctggaggttttttttaaatggattttGTGCAAACAGTCCTGACTGGCTGGTTGTGATTGATTCCAGGTATTTAACCTCTTGCGGGGGGGTCATTAACACTATAAGAGCCACTGAGTTCACATGAGGATTGTTTACTCGCTATGTGGGCGACCACCTCTGTCCAGTGGTTTAATCAGATGGCCTCTTTCAGCGCTCTCTTAAACCATCTGTCTTCTCTTTTCAAAACGTGTACCTTACCGTCAGTTTATCTATCAGATGCAGTTGGACAGCTGAATTGTGACTTAACAAACCTGTCATTTTCTCCGAAATGTCAACAACAAATGCGACATTTTGGACATACAGCATGCTGTTCTGGTGAAAAGAGGGAATGGAATTTAATAACTTGTATTTATTGGTTTAGTAAGTCTCTTATAATAAGAATGATGGTGacgttttaaaagtttttatttcattggatGGGTTTTAGGTAGCCCTTTCCACTCGTTTTGACAAATTTGACAAAACAATTAGATTTGTTGGTCTCCTGGCATGGAGACGTCTTTTAAACACATATTTTCAACAGGGTTGAAGTTAAGCCTTTAGGAAGGACATTTCAAAAGCTCCATGTTAGCCTGCTTTATTCATTCTACCACCAGTTTTGAGGTGGGAACTCTTAGTTGTGTccctgttttagctttttttgtcTGATGATGTGTAGTTAATGCTGAAGCAGTCTGAGGtgctcttttttctttgttactttATCTGCTTTGTGCAAATTACCAACCTCAGCGGCAGCAAAACTGTCTCAGATCATGATGCCACCACCACCATGTCTAAcagtttgtacagtgtccttagCAGGGTGGAGCCCAACGTTTTAGACACAGCACTTTAACAAGTATGGACTTGGGCTACATTAGAATAggctcttgtgaaaacaaaTTCACTGCGATTGATATAGTGTGTAGAAACGAGACAGATTTGAGGTGAAGCATTAGATGTGAAGACCCCATTCCAAATGGATAAATATAAAACATGAAATAGGACTATAGTGGGCGAAACCACACTGCCAAAACAAAAAGATTgtaaagaaagcaaaaaaagcaaaaaaaaagccagagaGAAGATCATTTCACGTGCCCTACCAGTTGGTGGCGCTAATTTATTTGCCAAACGCaaataaaacctaaaaaatCCTCAAAGAAGACTTTGCGCATGCGCAACGTTAGTATGTGCGATGTGATTATGTTTACGTCTGTCAGAAAAACGTTGACGTTTTCGCTCTTCATTCTTGGTAAGTTTTTCGGGTTATTTTAGTTCTCCAATATTGGATTGAATTATTTTGTCAGTCTCGGTTACAGATAGCATAAGTTTCCTGTTGCTGTTTTAGCATCCAGCTGCTAGCAAACCAGCGGTGCTGAGATGCTGAGTGCACAAGTAGTTCTCATTCATACGTCCTTTGCTGCCACCGAAAAATAAGAAGTTATTATCCCTACCGAAGCAGCGATAAATAGGGTTGTGTCACACACGACAGCACTGATTTTCTTTCATGACAAagaaatgaataagaaaaagaaaagccaacGTCATTTGATCGGAAACCAACAGCGTCGTGAAGCAACACCTGAAAGATGGGTGGGAAAAGCTATGAAAGAAGGGCAGGAAAGAAAGAGCGAAGTGTTTTACAGATTTTAAATGGAAGGACGTGTGCTGGTAGAAACAGAAGAGAAGAAACGAAAATAGCCCGATTTAGATGAGGGCACGCAGCACTTAGAAAAAACCCACGATACCACAGGTGGATGTGACGACTGTAGGCAACATGGAGAGATGAGGCAGGAAGAAGATGCATCATCCAACCCTCAATTATGATATTGTAATGTTTCTGTATCATTGAGCAACTAATGTGACTGCGAGGGAGGagtttttaggtgtttttttttttttttttaaaatacagtaaaTTGATCATCATCCTGATCCTCTCTCCAGACCAAACCGCCATTAAAACTCAAGAAAAGGGACGCTTAGCTGTACCGACGACAGCAACTCTCAGTGAAGgcagttattattattttttattattgttttggTCCTTGCTGCGTGGCAAAGTGCGGCAGCGCTTCACATGAGCGTCATGGGAGAGAACTGGAGAAACGAGTTTTAGAAGCCTGCTGAGAAAAAGCAGGTGACAGTCAGTGTGGGGCTGGCCGGGACGGGGTGCTGAAATAAACCACGCGTTGGAAGAGAACCCTGAAGTGTGAGCTTGgaaggatggaaatggatgaaAACCTCTTAAAGGACGACTTTGGGAAAGTGAAGTACAACACCAGACTATCTCACTTTGACCTCTGTTGTGCCGCACCTTCCTTCACCACCTTTTTTCAGATGGTTCTCCTGACTCTCATGTGCCTGAGGCTGAATCTGCTTGTGTAACAAGTTTCCCACTTCTTTGATGTATACCAAAAAATTGTTGGCAGCACTTTCAGTGACACCATTGGTGTTTTTGAATGCACCACTTAGCTCCTTGTAGATTCCTTTGATTTCTAAGGATGAGCTTGCATTAAAAAAACGCTGCCAGTTTGAAGCCCTGACCTTATAGCCACCGTCATCGTGGTTTCTTTGAAACAGCCCGTTTTGAGCCTTGTGGAGGCTCATCAACTTGCATCCCAAATAGGAAGCTGAAGTAACAGCCAGCCAGAAGCTGATAGATGAGTCCTGATTGTTACGTAGCTCCTCCTTCACCAATAGGTTTGATTAAAAACCAAGTTTTTAAAGGCTGACGCCAAGAACAGTAAGAACTATACAGTTATGTGACAGGAGGTATTCCTCATTAGGAGACAGCTTGTACTCTGAGATACATAGGAGCTCAAAAAAGGTCTTTCAAACTGGAATTCGTGTAGCTATTTGGAGGAACTCCTGACTGTAATGTCACTAAGGGTTCATATCAGCAGTGTGAACGTAACCAGAGAAGAAGACCATGGAAGTATGTATGTTGTTGGGGTAGCTCCACAGACCCCCATAACCCTCTGAGAGCCCCTGAAGAAATTTGGTCTAAAAATATCTTAGAGCAACACCAGAGAAGTTTGGGAATCTTGAAACCATGTCCTCTTAACTTATTTTGAAGTACACAGATTTTAGTTAGTTTATGCACATTCTCTGGGCCTGAAACGGCCCTTTGATACCACAGTCCGTGACCTTTTCCTGCACTGCACAACGTTTTGATTTGCACCGtcttgtttttatgacagtggtgttGCATTCcacagctgtagggggagccaaagtcAAATTCTCTTGTGTTGCTTTAAGACCCCCACAGAGTTTTGTGAGATACAAAACCATTTATGAGCAGctctctttgtgtgttttaaatAAACTTCAGTTGGAAGCGTCCATATTTTTCTGTGTGATTTTCTACCTGTAGCACATACATTTTAACGATGAACCCATTTAAACACATGTTGTATACACAGAGAGCAACCGTGAATGAAATATAAAGTATGAAATACTCAATTTCACTTCTTTTAACCACAAGGCATTTTTGTGTTTTAGGTTTTTCTGTCCGCACGGTAAACATCTGGAGCACTGGAAGCGAATATCCAAGTTGAGCAGAAAtcgtactttttttttttttttaccaagctGCATTAGTGCCAAGGGCGTTGATAGCTACTCACGATGACCACGGAGCCTGCAAGCCTGGAGAGCCTGCGCGTGCTGTACCAGAGTGATGACTACATTGTCGTGGACAAACACTGGGACATCCGCATCGACAGCAAGATGTGGTATGAGAAACAGACGGTGCAGGCGCAGCTTCAGCACCGCTTCCCTCATCTGGCAGACCCGAGCACCTACTATGGATTTAGGTTGGGAATCAAATAAATGAATCTGTTGAAGTACATCACGCTCATGAGAAACGGTGCTCTGATCGTTTAACCGTCGTTTTTCTCCAGGTTCTGTCATCAACTGGACTTCTCCACCAGCGGAGCTCTTTGCGTCGCCCTCAACAAGGCGGCCGCCGGCCGGGCCTACCGCTGCTTCAAGGACCGCACTGTCACCAAAGCCTACCTCTCTCTGGTATGGAACACAGACTAAGTGACACGTGTGTAGAGCAGACTTTGCATACACAAGGAGCAGCATGCAAAAGAAATGAGACAGCCAAAATATCTGAGCTCTGAAGTCTAAGTCGAACTTTATGGCTAAGCTTTGTTTACAGTCATTTTTAAGGAAAGGTGAGGTGACTCAGCAGCCTTAAATCACTTTAAGCAGCTTCTTAGAAAGAAGACCAAGTCTACGAAAGAAGAGGAAACCCACAACAACAGAGTCGGTTATTCGTTTGCAGTTAAATCAAACCAACCAACATGTATCAGGCGCTCTTTTTGTACCTTTATGGACGTTTATAACTTTTCGCTCATAAGAGACTAAAACAGCTAAACCAATCTGAGAACAAACTGGAGATGTTTGCAGCATCAAATGTTGAAGTTTTTGTGACGCCATTGgtgcacaaacaaaaacatacttTTTCCATCTTTGTGTTACGGGGCCAAAAGTGGGCAAGCGACTGCATGCCAGGCCCGGTAGTGTTTGCACTTATGGCCGCTTACGGAGTTTCCGTGAGGTTTTATTGGGTCTCCCTCTGGGCTTGTGGTCACAGGTATCGGCCCAGCAAACTCCTTTCGGCAAAGACAGGGCTGCTGTCGTATGAGGCAGCGTCAAAGGCCTGTGGCTTACGCATATCACCAACTCACTGTTTCTTTTGCTTATACTGCACTGTACTGCACACTATCCAAAAACGGGAAAATGCCAGGACATTCCCACGCAATACAGACATATATTCCAATATGCTAAAGAAGCGTTCCATCTCCAGCTATGCGTTGTGGAAATCGGTCCTCTTTTACTCCCTTTGCTATTCCGATTCCGATTTTTATACTACTGTGTTGATGTCACAATGTAATGACTGTAATTAATATTTGTTCTCCTGCGTGTTTCTAAGATCTCTTATAAAGATTAGCCTCATTAGTTTGTTTTGCTCCCCAGATTCGTGGGTGGGTGGAACAAGAGAGGCAAACTTTGGACTTTTCCATCGGCAAGAACTCCACTGAGGGAAAGACACACATGATGTGCATTGAGGGAACAGAAGGTACACAAACCAAGCTAGGTTTGGACTTTGTTAATGTGGGCATCGCTTGAGTCTATAATGATTGGGAAATGTAGGCAGCACCTTAGTTTCCTTGTATTTGCTTGCTAAGGCCCGGGATTCGATAGTTGATTTTCAACAACCATTTCAAGCGTCCAAGGAAGATAGATGTACAGATAACCacagatagttttttttttttttttttaagtatcctGCTTCATTTTTTTGGTGTTCTCATCAGGTTGTGAGAATCCAAAGCCTTGCCAAACTGAGCTGACAGTGTTGGAGTACGGGTTGTATGACGGGGACCCTGTGACCAAGGTGCTGCTGCAGCCACTCACCGGTAACCCCACCCATTTCTTTACTTTGCTGCAGAGCATGCTAAAGGCAAACAATAACTTTAATGTTTGCAAGTGTAGCAGCTTCTCACCTGCTCTACAAGAAAGAATACAACGAATTATGCGTTATATGAAAACGATATTgcacagttgtaaaacatcttccCTTCTGGCTGCTCTCAGGCCGGACCCACCAATTAAGGGTCCACTGTAGCGCCATTGGCCACCCTATCGTCGGGGACTACACCTACAGCTTGAGAGCAGATGACTCTCCGTACCGAATGATGCTGCATGCCTACCTCCTTCAAATTCCCCTGGAACCCCAGCACCTTCTTGTCGTGGCCGGAGACCCCTTTGTCCCAACGGTCGATCCTAAATGGCTCCCGCAGCGCTCGCTACGAACACTGGCAGCCACTGTGGAGGCCCTGCTGGAGCTCAGAAAGGCTAAAGAGGAGGAACAAAGGGAAGCTGGAAGAGAAGAGGCGAGGAGGAAGCAAAGCAAGAAACAGAGGATTGAGCAGGAAAGTGAGGAACAAAGTAGGGTTTGCCAGGAGTGGCTGAGTGAATGGGCTGGAGACTGATTGGGGGGTCGGGGGGTTGcattatttaagttattttagCTGTCTACACATAAAACGCATGTTAAGCATGCCCTACACTATCTGAGGGACCACCTGCATTTCATGCACATACAGGAGCATGGACGAGTGCCTCTAATTTCTTTATACACAGATTAAAGTCACAAAAACGTGTGAGGATAAtttttaaagctctttaaaAAATGCATATTGTACGACTGGAGTCCAACCGCTATAGTACAACCACTCGTACGTGGTTGCATAGCAACCCCACCGCAGCTCAGAAATAGATGTCTTGATGTTACTAAAGGGTTCTAATGATGTTCCACATGTTTCTATTTATCCGAAGTTTAAGAGCTATTAGTTTGATAAAGGCTTTTTAAAAGGCGtatttgaggaaatgaaaacgTTTTTTTCACTGGTCCCATGAAGATAACTTTAGTTTAATGTGCCAAAGTTATGAGATGTAAGCAGCATCCCATGTGCGTTTTGTCCAGAGGAAATATACTACGCCAGCGGTCGTTCACCTGTATTGTATGCTGTATGTCACTGGCATACATTAAATATCACAGAAAATCTTACTATatgtgtttggtttttttttttgctatgcaAACTGCATCTATTAAATCTTATCCAGCTCCCGTGTTCTCAATTTGTATTCTTTTAGGGCTAAAATGGTTCTCTGTAGAGCAGCACCATAACTCGGAATGGAGA is drawn from Odontesthes bonariensis isolate fOdoBon6 chromosome 21, fOdoBon6.hap1, whole genome shotgun sequence and contains these coding sequences:
- the rpusd1 gene encoding RNA pseudouridylate synthase domain-containing protein 1, which produces MTTEPASLESLRVLYQSDDYIVVDKHWDIRIDSKMWYEKQTVQAQLQHRFPHLADPSTYYGFRFCHQLDFSTSGALCVALNKAAAGRAYRCFKDRTVTKAYLSLIRGWVEQERQTLDFSIGKNSTEGKTHMMCIEGTEGCENPKPCQTELTVLEYGLYDGDPVTKVLLQPLTGRTHQLRVHCSAIGHPIVGDYTYSLRADDSPYRMMLHAYLLQIPLEPQHLLVVAGDPFVPTVDPKWLPQRSLRTLAATVEALLELRKAKEEEQREAGREEARRKQSKKQRIEQESEEQSRVCQEWLSEWAGD